Proteins from a single region of Paenibacillus sp. BIHB 4019:
- the rnr gene encoding ribonuclease R, with the protein MTQEQELLDFMRETAYKPMTYQELEQHFGVMEAADFKAFLQLLTHLEDSGKILRTSNDRYGVPERMNLLRGKLQVHAKGFAFLLPDDKEHPDIYIHANDQLSAMNGDIVLARVTSKSQAGGRLEGEVVRIVQRAVTQVVGTFESHEVYAFVVPDDKRINRDIFIAKNEFKGAVSGQKVVVRIVTYPEGRSAAQGEIIEILGHKDDPGIDILSIIRKHQLPEGFPEEVDAEAEAAPDSITEEEIVEQGRRDLRNEVIVTIDGEDAKDLDDAVHVKVLDNGNYLLGVHIADVGYYVRENSELDQEAFRRGCSVYLVDRVIPMLPHRLSNGICSLNPQVDRLTLSCEMEFDAKTLKRVRHDVFTSVIRTKERMTYTNVRKLLTATEEEPQTELKERYADLLDMFTLMEQLAMKLRKQRMKRGAIDFDFQESKVIVDEQGKAVDIVKRDRSVAEQIIEEFMLVANETVAEHFHWLRVPFLYRIHEDPDQEKLMHFMQFAANFGYVVKGKGNSVHPRALQMLLEEIKGAKEETVISTVMLRSMKQAKYDAQSLGHFGLAAEFYSHFTSPIRRYPDLVIHRVIREVLEGGGALSEKRNEALTARMPDIAQHSSERERVAADAERDTEQMKKCEFMLDKIGEEFDGIISSVTSFGMFVELDNTVEGLIRLSDLTDDYYHFQEQHMVLIGERTSKVYRIGDEVKIRIGNVNMNDHTIDFEMVDMKPRSGFKGIADAGFGASRGGRGRSGGFNKGGRSSGGGAGTGTRAKGDSTAAGSKGGNGGYGGFKGKGGKAGNGAQGSGAGNGARGARAGNEGQGGRAGKSGRAGNSGRARDGGLQGSAQAGNGQNPWQLDGAAAGARRRGKRDDIGAGQRREGDSAAPGLPDALSRPAGESQRQDGGAGEEQLWWNSAAQAGGAGQGAKRQRKGAGRGAAPGAGGGGNAPRRGRKGDAGGSFAPAEQTQRIVRAEPQDRGEGRGGEGAPRTDMWGLPIRGGSRRSDGGERSGGAGRGFEGGKRRQAAQPGSAPSGANPGGQASPDAAGADGDAAKRKRKKKNGGGNSTAAFVRKKRK; encoded by the coding sequence ATGACACAAGAGCAGGAATTGCTTGATTTTATGCGGGAGACCGCTTATAAACCGATGACTTATCAGGAGCTGGAGCAGCATTTCGGCGTGATGGAGGCTGCTGATTTCAAAGCTTTTTTGCAGCTGCTTACCCATCTGGAGGATAGCGGAAAAATCCTCCGTACGAGCAATGACCGTTACGGCGTTCCGGAACGGATGAATTTGCTGCGCGGAAAATTGCAGGTCCATGCGAAAGGCTTTGCGTTCCTGCTTCCTGACGACAAAGAGCATCCTGACATCTATATTCATGCCAATGATCAGCTCAGCGCGATGAACGGCGACATTGTTCTTGCGCGTGTGACGTCCAAGAGCCAAGCGGGTGGCCGCCTGGAGGGCGAGGTTGTCCGCATTGTGCAGAGAGCGGTTACACAGGTGGTCGGCACTTTTGAAAGCCATGAGGTGTATGCCTTTGTTGTGCCGGATGACAAACGGATTAACCGCGACATTTTCATCGCGAAAAATGAATTTAAAGGCGCCGTATCCGGCCAAAAGGTAGTCGTGCGCATCGTGACCTATCCAGAAGGCCGTTCAGCAGCACAAGGCGAAATTATTGAAATCCTTGGCCACAAGGATGATCCAGGCATCGATATTTTGTCGATTATCCGCAAGCATCAGCTGCCGGAAGGCTTTCCGGAAGAGGTGGATGCAGAGGCGGAAGCGGCTCCAGATTCGATTACCGAGGAAGAAATTGTAGAGCAGGGTCGTCGTGACCTGCGCAATGAAGTCATCGTAACGATTGATGGCGAGGATGCTAAGGATCTCGATGACGCCGTCCATGTGAAGGTGCTGGACAACGGCAATTATTTGTTGGGCGTCCATATCGCAGACGTAGGCTATTATGTGCGTGAAAACTCCGAGCTGGATCAGGAAGCTTTCCGCAGAGGCTGCAGCGTTTATTTGGTGGACCGCGTCATTCCGATGCTGCCTCATCGCTTGTCGAATGGCATTTGCTCGCTTAATCCGCAAGTAGATCGGCTGACGCTTTCCTGCGAAATGGAGTTTGATGCCAAAACGCTGAAACGCGTGCGTCATGATGTGTTTACGAGTGTTATTCGTACGAAGGAGCGCATGACGTATACGAACGTTCGCAAGCTGCTGACGGCAACCGAAGAGGAGCCGCAGACCGAGCTGAAGGAACGATACGCTGATTTGCTGGATATGTTCACGCTGATGGAGCAGCTGGCGATGAAGCTTCGCAAGCAGCGGATGAAGCGGGGCGCGATTGATTTTGATTTTCAGGAATCGAAGGTCATCGTAGATGAGCAGGGCAAGGCTGTCGATATCGTGAAAAGAGATCGTTCCGTCGCGGAGCAGATCATTGAGGAATTTATGCTTGTGGCGAACGAGACGGTTGCCGAGCATTTCCACTGGCTGCGCGTTCCTTTCCTATACCGGATCCATGAAGACCCGGATCAGGAGAAGCTGATGCATTTCATGCAGTTTGCGGCGAACTTCGGTTATGTTGTGAAAGGCAAAGGCAACTCGGTTCATCCGCGTGCATTGCAAATGCTGCTGGAGGAAATCAAAGGGGCGAAGGAAGAGACGGTCATTTCCACCGTTATGCTTCGCTCGATGAAGCAGGCGAAATATGATGCGCAAAGCTTGGGACATTTTGGGCTGGCAGCTGAATTTTATTCGCACTTCACTTCTCCAATTCGCCGGTATCCGGATTTGGTTATCCACCGCGTCATTCGCGAGGTGCTGGAAGGCGGCGGAGCGCTTAGCGAGAAGCGCAATGAGGCGCTGACTGCACGCATGCCGGATATCGCGCAGCACTCATCTGAGCGCGAGCGGGTAGCGGCTGATGCCGAGCGTGATACCGAGCAGATGAAAAAATGCGAATTTATGCTTGATAAAATCGGCGAGGAATTCGATGGCATTATCAGCAGCGTAACGAGCTTCGGGATGTTTGTCGAGCTGGATAATACGGTGGAAGGGCTTATTCGTCTGAGCGATCTGACGGATGATTATTACCACTTCCAAGAGCAGCATATGGTGCTTATCGGCGAACGTACTTCCAAGGTATACCGGATTGGCGATGAGGTGAAAATCCGCATTGGCAATGTGAATATGAACGATCATACGATTGATTTTGAAATGGTCGATATGAAGCCTCGCAGCGGTTTTAAAGGCATCGCTGATGCTGGGTTCGGCGCATCGCGCGGCGGGCGTGGGCGCAGCGGCGGCTTTAACAAAGGCGGACGCAGCAGCGGTGGCGGTGCGGGCACCGGCACTAGAGCGAAGGGCGACAGTACCGCTGCTGGCAGCAAGGGCGGAAATGGCGGCTACGGCGGCTTTAAAGGCAAGGGCGGCAAAGCGGGCAATGGAGCGCAAGGCTCTGGAGCAGGCAATGGAGCGAGAGGCGCCAGAGCCGGGAATGAAGGGCAAGGCGGAAGAGCAGGGAAAAGCGGCAGAGCAGGAAACAGCGGTAGAGCAAGGGATGGCGGCCTGCAAGGCAGTGCACAGGCCGGAAATGGGCAGAACCCGTGGCAGCTGGATGGTGCTGCTGCCGGGGCGCGTCGTCGCGGCAAGCGCGACGACATTGGTGCGGGGCAGCGGCGCGAGGGTGATAGCGCCGCGCCGGGGCTGCCGGACGCGCTAAGCCGTCCGGCGGGAGAGAGCCAGCGCCAGGATGGCGGCGCTGGCGAGGAGCAGCTGTGGTGGAACTCAGCTGCTCAGGCCGGCGGAGCCGGCCAAGGCGCGAAGCGCCAGCGCAAGGGCGCTGGGCGCGGAGCTGCGCCAGGCGCAGGCGGCGGCGGGAACGCGCCGCGCCGCGGGCGCAAGGGCGACGCTGGCGGCAGCTTTGCGCCGGCGGAGCAGACGCAGCGGATCGTGCGGGCGGAGCCGCAGGATCGAGGCGAAGGGCGCGGCGGCGAAGGCGCGCCGCGCACGGATATGTGGGGGCTGCCGATTAGAGGAGGCAGCCGTCGCAGCGATGGCGGCGAGCGAAGCGGCGGAGCTGGCCGTGGCTTTGAAGGCGGCAAGCGGCGCCAGGCGGCGCAGCCAGGCTCAGCGCCAAGCGGTGCCAATCCTGGTGGGCAGGCTTCGCCAGACGCTGCGGGAGCAGACGGAGATGCGGCTAAGAGGAAGCGCAAGAAGAAAAACGGAGGCGGCAATTCAACGGCTGCTTTTGTTAGAAAAAAACGTAAATAA
- the smpB gene encoding SsrA-binding protein SmpB produces the protein MGKKNDGKQLAQNKKASHDYFIEDTYEAGMVLMGTEIKSLRNGRANISDAFATIRNGEIFIHNLHISPFEQGNRHNPTDPTRARKLLLHKAQIHKLLGQSKQEGYSIVPLKIYVRNGYAKLLIGLGKGKKQFDKRDSAAKRDAQRDIQRALREKQKIIR, from the coding sequence ATGGGCAAGAAGAACGACGGCAAGCAGCTTGCGCAAAACAAAAAAGCTTCCCATGATTATTTCATCGAAGACACGTATGAAGCGGGAATGGTGCTAATGGGGACGGAAATTAAATCGCTCCGCAACGGACGAGCCAATATAAGCGACGCATTTGCGACGATACGTAACGGCGAAATTTTCATTCATAATTTGCATATCAGCCCTTTCGAGCAGGGGAATCGTCACAATCCAACGGATCCGACGCGTGCCCGCAAGCTGCTGCTTCATAAAGCTCAGATTCATAAGCTGCTCGGCCAATCCAAGCAGGAAGGCTACTCCATTGTGCCGCTCAAGATATATGTGCGCAATGGCTACGCAAAGCTTCTGATTGGGTTAGGTAAAGGTAAGAAGCAGTTCGACAAACGCGATTCCGCGGCAAAGCGAGATGCCCAGCGTGATATTCAGCGGGCGCTGCGCGAGAAGCAGAAGATCATACGTTAA
- the secG gene encoding preprotein translocase subunit SecG gives MDIALKILLVIFSVGLIAVVLLQKGKSAGLSGAISGGAEHLFGKQKARGLDLFLQRLTIALAVGFFVLSLVVAYVVQQ, from the coding sequence ATGGATATAGCTTTGAAAATTTTACTGGTTATTTTTTCGGTTGGCCTAATTGCGGTCGTATTGCTGCAAAAAGGTAAAAGCGCGGGATTGTCCGGAGCCATTAGTGGTGGCGCTGAGCATTTGTTCGGCAAGCAGAAAGCGCGTGGTTTGGACTTGTTCCTGCAGCGTTTGACGATTGCACTGGCTGTTGGATTTTTCGTCCTGTCGCTCGTTGTTGCTTACGTCGTACAACAGTAA
- the gpmI gene encoding 2,3-bisphosphoglycerate-independent phosphoglycerate mutase, protein MAAPVALIILDGFGLRDDVTGNAVAQAKKPNYDRYWSTYPHTQLTASGEAVGLPDGQMGNSEVGHLNIGAGRIVYQDLTRISKSIRDGEFFDNETLLGAVRHAKANSKKLHLYGLLSDGGVHSHIAHLFALLDLAKKEGLEDVYIHAFLDGRDVAPDSAKGYMEQLLAKIEEVGVGHVATVQGRYYAMDRDKRWERVEKSYRAMVYGEGPQYNDPLKAIVESYEKSVYDEFVMPTVIVGEDGKPVGLVESEDAVIFFNFRPDRAIQLGQVFTNEDFRGFERGEHAPKNLYFVCLTLFSETIGGFVAYSPKNLDNTLGEVLVQNGKKQLRIAETEKYPHVTFFFSGGRDHELPGETRVLINSPKVATYDLQPEMSAYEVAAAAVSEIEADKHDAIILNFANPDMVGHSGMLEPTIKAVEATDACLGQVVEAVLAKGGVCIITADHGNADMVFDANGRPFTAHTTNPVPCIVTVAGATLREGGILADLAPTVLDLMQLSKPAEMTGISLIQK, encoded by the coding sequence ATGGCTGCTCCGGTTGCATTAATTATTCTTGACGGCTTTGGTCTGCGCGATGACGTGACAGGCAATGCAGTTGCCCAAGCGAAAAAGCCTAACTATGACCGTTACTGGTCGACTTACCCTCATACGCAGCTGACAGCTAGCGGTGAAGCGGTAGGCTTGCCAGATGGACAAATGGGCAACTCCGAGGTTGGCCATTTGAACATCGGCGCAGGCCGCATCGTTTATCAGGATTTGACTCGCATCAGCAAGTCGATCCGCGATGGCGAGTTTTTCGACAACGAAACGCTGCTCGGCGCTGTGCGTCATGCAAAAGCAAATAGCAAGAAGCTTCATTTGTACGGCCTGCTGTCCGATGGCGGCGTACACAGCCACATTGCGCATTTATTTGCTCTGCTTGACCTGGCGAAGAAGGAAGGCCTGGAAGATGTTTATATCCATGCATTCCTTGATGGTCGCGACGTTGCCCCGGATAGCGCAAAAGGCTACATGGAGCAGCTTCTCGCGAAGATCGAAGAGGTTGGCGTAGGCCATGTTGCAACGGTGCAAGGACGTTATTATGCGATGGACCGCGACAAACGCTGGGAGCGGGTAGAGAAGTCTTACCGCGCTATGGTGTATGGCGAAGGCCCGCAATATAACGATCCGCTCAAGGCGATAGTTGAATCGTACGAGAAATCCGTTTATGATGAATTTGTTATGCCAACGGTTATCGTGGGCGAAGATGGCAAACCGGTTGGTCTTGTCGAGTCGGAGGATGCGGTTATTTTCTTCAATTTCCGTCCTGACCGTGCGATTCAACTGGGACAAGTATTTACGAATGAAGATTTCCGCGGTTTTGAACGCGGGGAGCATGCTCCGAAAAATCTGTATTTCGTATGCTTGACGCTGTTCAGCGAAACGATTGGCGGCTTTGTCGCTTATTCGCCGAAAAACCTTGATAATACGCTTGGTGAAGTGCTTGTGCAAAACGGCAAGAAGCAGCTTCGCATTGCGGAAACAGAAAAGTATCCGCATGTAACGTTCTTCTTCAGCGGCGGCCGCGATCATGAACTGCCGGGCGAGACTCGCGTTCTGATTAATTCGCCTAAAGTAGCGACTTATGATCTGCAACCAGAAATGAGCGCTTATGAGGTAGCGGCAGCTGCAGTCAGCGAGATTGAAGCAGATAAGCATGACGCGATTATCTTGAATTTTGCCAATCCCGATATGGTAGGTCACTCCGGCATGCTGGAGCCGACAATCAAAGCGGTGGAAGCAACGGATGCATGCTTGGGCCAAGTCGTTGAAGCTGTGCTTGCTAAAGGCGGCGTATGTATTATTACAGCTGACCATGGTAATGCCGATATGGTATTTGATGCAAATGGACGTCCTTTCACAGCGCACACAACCAACCCGGTGCCATGCATTGTGACGGTTGCTGGAGCAACGCTGCGTGAAGGCGGAATTTTGGCAGACCTTGCACCGACGGTGCTTGATTTGATGCAGCTTTCCAAGCCGGCAGAAATGACGGGCATTTCCCTGATTCAGAAGTAG
- the tpiA gene encoding triose-phosphate isomerase — protein MSRKPIIAGNWKMFKTVSEAASFFADVKGKAEVDGVESVICAPFTALPSLVEAAKGTTIAIGAQNLHFEDNGAFTGEISGVMLKDLGVKYVIIGHSERRAYFAETDEIVSKKVHAAFKHELTPIVCVGEKLEEREAGETKNVCNVQTVAAFQGLSAAQAAEVVVAYEPIWAIGTGKSSTSEDAQDVIGYIRSVIAGLYDDATAAAVRIQYGGSVKPNNVAEYMGQQDIDGALVGGASLEPASYIALIEGAK, from the coding sequence ATGAGCAGAAAACCAATTATTGCAGGCAACTGGAAAATGTTCAAAACGGTTTCTGAAGCGGCTTCCTTCTTCGCAGATGTGAAAGGCAAAGCAGAGGTTGATGGCGTAGAGAGCGTAATCTGCGCGCCATTCACAGCACTTCCTTCCCTAGTTGAAGCAGCTAAAGGAACAACGATCGCGATTGGCGCTCAAAATCTTCACTTCGAAGACAATGGCGCATTCACAGGTGAAATCAGCGGCGTGATGCTGAAAGACCTGGGCGTAAAATATGTCATTATCGGCCACTCCGAGCGTCGTGCTTATTTTGCTGAGACAGACGAAATCGTTAGCAAAAAAGTACATGCAGCATTCAAGCATGAGCTGACTCCTATCGTATGTGTAGGCGAGAAGCTTGAAGAGCGCGAAGCTGGCGAAACGAAAAATGTTTGCAACGTGCAAACGGTAGCGGCATTCCAAGGCTTGTCCGCAGCTCAAGCAGCTGAAGTCGTTGTTGCTTATGAGCCTATCTGGGCGATTGGCACTGGCAAATCTTCAACTTCTGAAGATGCACAAGACGTTATCGGTTATATCCGCAGCGTAATTGCAGGCCTTTATGACGATGCTACAGCAGCAGCGGTTCGTATCCAATACGGCGGCAGCGTCAAACCTAACAATGTTGCTGAATATATGGGTCAGCAAGATATCGACGGCGCGCTTGTAGGCGGAGCTAGCCTTGAGCCTGCTTCCTATATCGCACTGATCGAGGGGGCCAAGTAA
- a CDS encoding DoxX family protein — protein MMLAWLKNNKYVAMLMVVVRVYLGYQWIVGGWHKLTGGFDATGFLTNAINNPVADKTTNELVYPNFVYFIEHFAMPNVKLFNILIPIGELLVGIGLIVGGLTAAAAFFGLLMNFMFMFAGTLNTNPWLVLLGGIVLIAGTNAGRYGLDYYLIPLLRKTLKFKKLDGGGKMTPTGTAKAH, from the coding sequence ATGATGTTAGCATGGCTAAAAAATAATAAATATGTTGCAATGCTTATGGTCGTCGTTCGTGTCTACCTCGGTTACCAATGGATTGTAGGGGGCTGGCACAAATTGACGGGCGGATTCGATGCCACAGGGTTCTTAACCAACGCAATCAATAACCCGGTAGCCGATAAAACGACAAATGAATTGGTTTATCCGAACTTTGTATACTTCATCGAACACTTCGCGATGCCGAACGTAAAGCTCTTTAACATTCTCATCCCAATCGGCGAATTACTCGTGGGCATCGGATTGATAGTCGGGGGATTAACGGCTGCGGCAGCCTTCTTCGGACTTTTAATGAACTTCATGTTCATGTTCGCTGGAACGTTAAACACTAACCCATGGCTTGTTCTTCTCGGTGGAATTGTACTTATTGCAGGCACCAATGCAGGACGGTATGGATTGGACTACTACCTGATCCCGCTATTGCGTAAAACACTCAAGTTTAAGAAGCTTGATGGAGGCGGAAAAATGACTCCTACGGGCACGGCAAAAGCCCACTAA
- a CDS encoding SEC-C metal-binding domain-containing protein, whose protein sequence is MELEKEMLQLNVNNAIKGAVVTSLKDILAQITKDRLNFIAVNCALAGRSKLKKQELVDALYDRITDVTHVRAAFLTAEMQEWELMSRLFKAPYIQDNTVFADAYLFLMDKGLVFSFLEQDKLYFVMPEEVKASYQKLDLNLFGQERTVTQLVLRYSEAASNLYGIISVQKLIEIINDQNEGSLTEEKFNHVCLSVSDKVLTWNVQHGMLFNDELDEESLHEYEKFLESVKDKPYYIPPKEELLRYAEIDYFEMTPQLEALKNYIMQQLGKVEQMAEAIIDDIQLACSMEEPISVIMEEFERRKIRLNKKQLNEIVPLIIQVNNTTRMWSNRGYTPAELSQERSQSTNADNVLQHTAAASSKIGRNDLCSCGSGKKHKKCCL, encoded by the coding sequence ATGGAATTGGAAAAAGAAATGCTGCAGCTGAATGTTAACAATGCGATCAAAGGTGCGGTTGTGACGAGCTTAAAGGATATTCTTGCACAGATAACTAAAGATCGTTTAAATTTCATTGCAGTTAATTGCGCGCTAGCGGGCCGCTCCAAGCTGAAGAAGCAGGAGCTCGTGGATGCACTTTACGATCGAATTACAGATGTAACTCATGTGCGCGCGGCTTTCCTTACAGCGGAGATGCAGGAATGGGAGCTGATGAGCCGGCTTTTTAAGGCTCCGTATATTCAGGACAATACTGTATTTGCGGATGCTTATTTATTTTTGATGGATAAAGGCTTGGTGTTCAGTTTCCTGGAGCAGGATAAGCTATACTTCGTCATGCCGGAGGAAGTTAAGGCCTCATATCAGAAGCTGGATCTGAATTTATTCGGTCAAGAACGCACCGTAACCCAGTTGGTGCTGCGATATTCAGAAGCTGCGTCTAACTTGTACGGCATTATCTCCGTTCAGAAGCTTATAGAAATTATTAATGATCAGAATGAAGGCAGCTTGACGGAGGAGAAGTTTAATCATGTTTGTTTATCTGTCTCTGATAAGGTGCTGACTTGGAATGTTCAGCATGGGATGTTATTTAACGATGAATTAGATGAAGAAAGTCTGCACGAATATGAAAAGTTCTTGGAGAGCGTGAAGGACAAGCCGTACTACATTCCTCCTAAGGAAGAACTGCTACGTTATGCGGAGATTGATTATTTTGAGATGACGCCACAGCTAGAAGCGTTGAAGAACTATATCATGCAGCAGTTGGGCAAAGTCGAGCAGATGGCTGAGGCTATCATCGATGATATTCAGCTTGCTTGTTCAATGGAAGAGCCAATTAGCGTCATCATGGAAGAGTTTGAGCGTCGCAAAATTCGTTTGAACAAGAAGCAGCTGAATGAGATTGTACCGTTAATTATTCAGGTGAATAATACGACTAGAATGTGGTCTAATCGAGGTTATACACCTGCTGAACTAAGCCAGGAGCGGAGTCAGAGCACGAATGCCGACAATGTGCTTCAACACACGGCGGCGGCATCCTCGAAAATTGGCAGAAACGATCTGTGCTCGTGCGGGAGCGGGAAAAAGCATAAGAAGTGCTGTCTATAG
- the eno gene encoding phosphopyruvate hydratase, with the protein MSIIVDVYAREVLDSRGNPTVEVEVSLESGGQGRAIVPSGASTGAYEAVELRDGDKGRYLGKGVEKAVDNVNTIIAPEIIGLDALDQVAIDRKMIELDGTPNKAKLGANAILAVSMAVARAAADALNVSLYTYLGGFNAKVLPVPMMNIINGGEHADNNIDVQEFMVLPVGAPTFKEALRIGAEIFHSLKSVLKNKGLNTAVGDEGGFAPNLGSNEEAITTIISAIESAGYKPGVDVFLGMDVASTEFFKDGKYHLEGEGKSFTPAEFVDLLASWVDKYPIITIEDGCSEDDWDGWKLLTEKLGDKVQLVGDDLFVTNTERLSDGIDKGVGNSILVKVNQIGSLTETFDAIEMAKRAGYTAVISHRSGESEDSTIADIAVATNAGQIKTGAPSRTDRVAKYNQLLRIEDQLGATAQYAGKSAFYNLKNFK; encoded by the coding sequence ATGTCTATTATCGTTGACGTTTATGCACGCGAAGTATTGGATTCCCGCGGTAATCCAACAGTAGAAGTAGAAGTATCCCTAGAGTCCGGCGGCCAAGGCCGCGCTATCGTTCCATCCGGCGCATCCACTGGCGCATACGAAGCTGTTGAGCTTCGTGATGGCGACAAAGGCCGTTACCTTGGTAAAGGCGTAGAAAAAGCAGTAGATAACGTTAACACAATTATCGCTCCTGAAATCATTGGTCTGGACGCTCTTGATCAAGTAGCTATCGACCGCAAAATGATCGAGCTTGACGGTACGCCGAACAAAGCTAAGCTGGGCGCTAATGCGATTCTTGCTGTATCGATGGCTGTAGCTCGCGCTGCTGCTGATGCACTGAACGTATCCCTGTACACTTACCTGGGCGGATTCAACGCTAAAGTTCTGCCAGTTCCAATGATGAACATCATCAACGGCGGCGAGCACGCGGACAACAACATCGACGTACAAGAGTTCATGGTTCTGCCAGTTGGCGCTCCAACGTTCAAAGAAGCTCTTCGTATCGGCGCTGAAATTTTCCACAGCCTGAAATCGGTTCTGAAAAACAAAGGCCTGAACACAGCTGTAGGCGACGAAGGCGGCTTTGCTCCTAACCTTGGATCGAACGAAGAAGCAATCACTACAATCATTTCCGCTATCGAGAGCGCAGGCTACAAGCCAGGCGTTGACGTATTCCTCGGTATGGACGTAGCTTCGACTGAATTCTTCAAAGATGGCAAATACCACCTGGAAGGCGAAGGCAAATCCTTCACGCCTGCTGAATTCGTTGACCTGCTTGCTTCATGGGTTGATAAATACCCAATCATCACAATCGAAGACGGCTGCTCCGAAGACGATTGGGATGGCTGGAAATTGCTTACTGAAAAATTGGGCGACAAAGTTCAACTCGTTGGTGACGACCTGTTCGTTACAAACACTGAGCGTCTGTCCGATGGTATCGACAAAGGCGTGGGCAACTCGATCCTGGTTAAAGTTAACCAAATCGGTTCCCTTACTGAAACTTTCGACGCAATCGAAATGGCGAAACGCGCTGGTTACACAGCGGTTATCTCCCACCGTTCCGGCGAAAGCGAAGACAGCACAATCGCTGACATCGCAGTTGCAACAAACGCTGGCCAAATCAAAACAGGTGCTCCGTCCCGTACGGACCGCGTAGCGAAGTACAACCAATTACTTCGTATCGAAGACCAACTGGGTGCTACAGCTCAATACGCTGGCAAATCCGCATTCTACAACCTTAAAAACTTCAAATAA
- a CDS encoding sugar phosphate isomerase/epimerase, which yields MEKQVLSLQMYSLRDITESDLLGSLDKVAEIGYKAVEFGGYFHAPARRLKERLDSLGLIAPSAHIPLNFENAKKIPSDFEKQVEYANEIGLEYMVVPWVPVPEVPKMDDIKYLAEILERCAWQTKQQGIKLCLHNHDADWKKVEGKPLYVHLLELVPADLLEAELDLGWIYMAGYDPAEYVKYYSDRLPLVHFKDFQEGRKDTELGRGDVGYTELYEVVKQSGVKYIIIEQQQFTETSLKSAEMSFHFMQRLMQGPQPAKG from the coding sequence ATGGAAAAACAAGTGCTAAGCCTGCAAATGTACTCGCTGCGGGATATTACAGAAAGCGACCTATTGGGGTCGCTCGACAAGGTGGCGGAAATCGGCTATAAAGCAGTCGAATTCGGGGGTTATTTTCACGCACCGGCAAGAAGGTTGAAAGAGCGTTTGGATTCACTGGGGCTCATTGCGCCTTCCGCGCACATCCCGCTTAATTTTGAAAATGCAAAAAAAATTCCATCAGACTTCGAGAAGCAGGTTGAATATGCAAATGAGATTGGGCTGGAATATATGGTCGTGCCTTGGGTTCCAGTGCCAGAGGTGCCGAAAATGGACGATATTAAATATTTGGCTGAAATTTTGGAGCGATGCGCTTGGCAAACGAAGCAGCAGGGCATTAAGCTATGCCTGCATAACCATGATGCGGATTGGAAAAAGGTTGAAGGCAAGCCGCTGTATGTGCACCTGCTGGAGCTTGTGCCTGCGGATTTATTAGAGGCGGAGCTGGATTTGGGGTGGATTTACATGGCGGGTTATGACCCGGCTGAATACGTGAAATATTATTCGGATCGGCTGCCGCTCGTTCATTTTAAAGATTTTCAGGAGGGACGCAAGGATACAGAGCTCGGGAGAGGAGATGTCGGCTACACCGAGCTGTATGAGGTAGTAAAACAATCGGGAGTAAAATATATCATTATCGAACAGCAGCAGTTTACGGAAACGTCGCTGAAAAGCGCAGAGATGAGCTTTCATTTTATGCAAAGGCTTATGCAAGGACCGCAGCCAGCCAAGGGATAG
- a CDS encoding cold-shock protein translates to MQQGTVKWFNAEKGFGFIEVEGGNDVFVHFSAITGEGFKTLEEGQRVEFNVVQGNRGPQAENVVKL, encoded by the coding sequence ATGCAACAAGGTACAGTTAAATGGTTTAACGCTGAGAAAGGCTTTGGCTTCATCGAAGTTGAAGGCGGCAACGATGTATTCGTACATTTCAGCGCAATCACTGGCGAAGGCTTCAAAACGCTGGAAGAAGGACAACGCGTAGAATTTAACGTTGTTCAAGGCAACCGCGGACCACAAGCTGAAAACGTAGTAAAACTGTAG